A single Klebsiella variicola DNA region contains:
- the tcuB gene encoding tricarballylate utilization 4Fe-4S protein TcuB has product MKSLEKLIIEAQIITEPEAEVERVMQVCNACRYCEGFCAVFPAMTQRLAFGKADINYLANLCHNCGACLHACQYAPPHEFAINVPKAMAEVRLETYQHYAQPAAFGSLYRRAGVTTVLALVGGLIFFLLLAMGLKGSLLHPPLAGDFYQIFPHNLLAWMFGSVFVLAFGLLMTGVIRFWREISPGQPHAVDIAKASQDALTLKYLDGGHGKGCNEADDAFTLLRRRFHHFTFYGFMLCFAATVVATGYHYFADREAPYPFFSVPVLLGTLGGIGLLVGPAGLLWLNLRRSPLHGDARQKPMDRGFILLLLLTSFTGLALLAGRDTSWMGILLAVHLGVVMALFLTLPYGKFAHGFYRCAALLKWAIEKRRGKQAAVAGD; this is encoded by the coding sequence ATGAAGTCGCTTGAGAAGCTGATCATTGAGGCGCAGATCATCACCGAGCCGGAGGCGGAAGTGGAAAGGGTGATGCAGGTATGTAACGCCTGCCGCTACTGCGAAGGGTTTTGCGCCGTATTCCCGGCGATGACCCAGCGCCTGGCCTTTGGCAAAGCAGATATTAACTATCTGGCTAACCTGTGTCATAACTGCGGCGCCTGCCTGCACGCCTGTCAGTACGCGCCGCCGCACGAATTCGCGATTAACGTGCCGAAGGCGATGGCCGAAGTTCGGCTGGAAACTTATCAGCATTACGCCCAGCCCGCCGCCTTTGGCAGCCTGTACCGCCGGGCTGGTGTGACCACCGTACTGGCGCTGGTCGGCGGACTGATTTTCTTTCTGCTGCTGGCGATGGGGCTCAAAGGCTCGCTGCTTCATCCGCCGCTGGCGGGCGATTTCTATCAGATATTCCCGCATAACCTGCTGGCGTGGATGTTTGGCTCGGTCTTCGTGCTGGCCTTTGGCTTGCTGATGACCGGGGTGATCCGCTTCTGGCGCGAGATCTCCCCGGGCCAGCCGCACGCGGTTGATATCGCCAAGGCCTCACAGGATGCGTTGACGCTGAAATATCTCGATGGCGGGCATGGCAAAGGCTGCAACGAAGCCGATGACGCCTTCACCCTGCTGCGCCGCCGTTTCCACCACTTCACCTTCTACGGCTTTATGCTCTGCTTCGCCGCCACCGTGGTGGCCACGGGCTATCACTATTTCGCCGACCGGGAAGCTCCCTACCCGTTCTTCAGCGTCCCGGTGCTGCTGGGGACCCTTGGCGGCATCGGCCTGCTGGTGGGGCCAGCTGGCCTGCTGTGGCTAAACCTGCGCCGGTCGCCGTTGCACGGCGATGCACGACAAAAACCGATGGACCGCGGCTTTATCCTGCTACTGCTGCTGACCAGCTTCACCGGCCTGGCGCTGCTGGCGGGACGGGATACCTCATGGATGGGTATTTTGCTCGCTGTTCACCTCGGGGTGGTAATGGCCCTGTTCTTAACCCTTCCCTACGGAAAATTTGCCCACGGATTTTATCGCTGTGCGGCGCTACTCAAGTGGGCAATTGAGAAGCGGCGCGGAAAACAGGCGGCAGTCGCAGGCGACTAA
- the nagE gene encoding PTS N-acetyl glucosamine transporter subunit IIABC, which yields MNILGFFQRLGRALQLPIAVLPVAALLLRFGQPDLLNVPFIAQAGGAIFDNLALIFAIGVASSWSKDNAGSAALAGAVGYFVMTKAMVTINPEINMGVLAGIITGLVAGAVYNRWAGIKLPDFLSFFGGKRFVPIATGFFCLILAAIFGYVWPPVQHAIHSGGEWIVSAGALGSGIFGFINRLLIPTGLHQVLNTIAWFQIGEFTNAAGAVFHGDINRFYAGDGTAGMFMSGFFPIMMFGLPGAALAMYLAAPKARRPMVGGMLLSVAITAFLTGVTEPLEFLFMFLAPLLYLLHAVLTGISLFIATALGIHAGFSFSAGAIDYVLMYSLPAASKNVWMLLVMGVVFFFVYFLLFSAVIRMFNLKTPGREDKAADVVTEEANSNTEEGLTQLATSYIAAVGGTDNLKAIDACITRLRLTVGDSAKVNDAACKRLGASGVVKLNKQTIQVIVGAKAESIGDEMKKVVTRGPVAAAAAAPAGNVATAAPAAKPQAVANAKTVESLVSPITGDVVALEQVPDEAFASKAVGDGIAVKPTSNIVVAPAAGTVVKIFNTNHAFCLETNNGAEIVVHMGIDTVALEGKGFKRLVEEGTDVKAGEPILEMDLDFLNANARSMISPVVCSNSDDYSALVILASGKVVAGQTPLYEIKGK from the coding sequence ATGAATATTTTAGGTTTCTTTCAGCGACTGGGTAGGGCGTTGCAGCTCCCTATCGCAGTGCTGCCGGTCGCGGCATTGCTGCTGCGTTTCGGGCAACCAGACCTGTTGAATGTACCCTTCATCGCGCAAGCGGGTGGGGCGATCTTCGATAATCTGGCGCTGATCTTCGCAATTGGTGTGGCATCAAGCTGGTCCAAGGATAACGCGGGTTCTGCGGCGCTGGCCGGCGCAGTAGGGTATTTCGTGATGACCAAAGCGATGGTCACCATCAACCCGGAAATTAACATGGGCGTGCTGGCCGGTATCATTACCGGTCTGGTGGCAGGGGCGGTGTACAACCGCTGGGCCGGCATCAAGCTGCCGGACTTCCTGAGTTTCTTCGGCGGCAAACGCTTCGTGCCGATCGCCACCGGCTTCTTCTGTCTGATCCTCGCCGCGATCTTCGGCTACGTCTGGCCGCCGGTGCAACACGCTATCCACTCTGGTGGCGAATGGATCGTCTCCGCAGGGGCGCTCGGTTCCGGTATCTTTGGTTTCATCAACCGTCTGCTGATCCCAACCGGTCTGCATCAGGTGCTGAACACCATCGCCTGGTTCCAGATTGGTGAGTTCACTAACGCCGCTGGCGCTGTGTTCCACGGCGACATCAACCGCTTCTACGCCGGCGACGGCACCGCGGGGATGTTCATGTCCGGCTTCTTCCCGATCATGATGTTTGGTCTGCCGGGTGCGGCGCTGGCGATGTATCTGGCGGCGCCGAAAGCGCGTCGTCCGATGGTCGGCGGTATGCTGCTGTCCGTAGCCATCACCGCGTTCCTGACCGGGGTAACCGAGCCGCTGGAATTCCTGTTCATGTTCCTGGCTCCGCTGCTGTACCTCCTGCACGCGGTGCTGACCGGTATCAGCCTGTTCATCGCAACAGCGCTGGGGATCCACGCGGGCTTCTCCTTCTCCGCAGGTGCAATTGACTATGTGCTGATGTACAGCCTGCCTGCGGCCAGCAAAAACGTCTGGATGCTGCTGGTGATGGGCGTGGTGTTCTTCTTCGTCTACTTCCTGCTGTTCAGCGCGGTGATCCGCATGTTCAACCTGAAAACGCCGGGTCGTGAAGACAAAGCCGCTGACGTGGTAACGGAAGAAGCCAACAGCAACACTGAAGAGGGCCTGACCCAGCTGGCGACCAGCTATATCGCCGCGGTGGGCGGAACCGACAACCTGAAAGCCATTGACGCCTGTATCACCCGTCTGCGTCTGACCGTGGGCGATTCGGCGAAAGTGAACGACGCGGCCTGTAAACGTCTCGGCGCGTCCGGGGTGGTGAAACTGAATAAGCAAACCATCCAGGTTATCGTCGGTGCGAAAGCAGAATCTATCGGCGATGAGATGAAAAAAGTGGTTACCCGCGGCCCGGTAGCGGCAGCGGCAGCCGCACCGGCTGGCAATGTCGCCACCGCAGCGCCAGCGGCTAAACCGCAGGCGGTAGCGAATGCGAAGACCGTTGAGTCGCTGGTTTCGCCGATTACCGGTGACGTGGTGGCGCTCGAACAGGTGCCGGACGAAGCCTTCGCCAGCAAAGCCGTCGGCGACGGTATCGCGGTGAAACCGACCAGCAACATCGTTGTCGCGCCAGCGGCGGGTACTGTGGTGAAAATTTTCAACACTAACCACGCGTTCTGCCTCGAAACCAACAACGGCGCGGAAATCGTCGTCCACATGGGGATCGACACCGTGGCGCTGGAAGGCAAGGGCTTCAAACGTTTGGTTGAAGAGGGCACGGACGTGAAGGCCGGTGAGCCGATCCTGGAAATGGATCTGGACTTCCTCAACGCCAACGCGCGCTCAATGATTAGCCCGGTCGTCTGCAGCAATAGCGATGACTACAGCGCGCTGGTGATACTGGCGAGCGGTAAGGTCGTTGCCGGCCAGACGCCGCTGTATGAGATTAAAGGCAAGTAA
- the nagB gene encoding glucosamine-6-phosphate deaminase, with protein sequence MRLIPLVTAEQVGKWAARHIVNRINAFKPTADRPFVLGLPTGGTPLTAYKALVEMHKAGQVSFKHVVTFNMDEYVGLPKEHPESYHSFMHRNFFDHVDIPAENINLLNGNAPDIDAECRRYEGKIRSYGKIHLFMGGVGNDGHIAFNEPASSLASRTRIKTLTHDTRVANSRFFDGDVDLVPKYALTVGVGTLLDAEEVMILVLGHQKALALQAAVEGNVNHMWTITCLQLHPKAVIVCDEPSTMELKVKTLKYFNELEAENIKGL encoded by the coding sequence ATGAGACTGATCCCCCTGGTAACCGCTGAGCAGGTCGGTAAATGGGCTGCCCGCCACATCGTTAACCGTATTAATGCATTCAAACCGACCGCGGACCGCCCGTTCGTGCTGGGTCTGCCTACCGGTGGCACTCCGCTGACCGCCTACAAAGCGCTGGTTGAAATGCATAAAGCAGGCCAGGTTAGCTTCAAACACGTCGTCACCTTTAATATGGATGAATATGTCGGCCTGCCAAAAGAGCATCCGGAAAGCTATCATAGCTTCATGCACCGTAATTTCTTTGACCACGTTGATATTCCGGCAGAAAATATCAACCTGCTGAATGGTAACGCGCCGGACATCGATGCGGAATGCCGTCGCTATGAAGGAAAAATTCGTTCCTACGGTAAAATCCACCTGTTCATGGGCGGCGTAGGCAACGATGGTCACATCGCGTTCAACGAACCGGCCTCTTCTCTGGCGTCCCGTACCCGTATTAAGACCCTGACCCATGACACCCGTGTGGCGAACTCCCGCTTCTTCGATGGTGATGTGGATCTGGTGCCGAAATACGCGTTGACCGTGGGCGTAGGCACCCTGCTGGATGCAGAAGAAGTGATGATTCTGGTGCTGGGTCATCAGAAAGCGCTGGCGCTGCAGGCGGCGGTAGAAGGTAACGTCAACCATATGTGGACCATTACCTGCCTGCAGCTGCATCCGAAGGCGGTGATTGTCTGCGACGAGCCGTCCACCATGGAGCTGAAAGTGAAAACCCTGAAATATTTCAACGAATTAGAAGCTGAAAATATTAAAGGTCTGTAA
- the nagA gene encoding N-acetylglucosamine-6-phosphate deacetylase gives MYALTQGRVYTGHEILDDHAVVIADGLIERLCPLADLPSDMEQRSVNGAIIAPGFIDVQLNGCGGVQFNDSPEAVTVETLEIMQKANERSGCTSFLPTLITSSDDLMKQGIRVMREYLQKHPNQALGLHLEGPWLNIVKKGTHNPDYVRKPDAALVDFLCDNADVITKVTLAPERVEPEVIRKLVAAGIVVSAGHSNATLKEAKVGFRAGITFATHLYNAMPYITGREPGLAGAIFDEPDVYCGIIVDGMHVDYANVRNAKRLKGDKLCLVTDATAPAGANIDQFIFAGKTIYYRNGLCVDENGTLSGSSLTMIEGVRNLVEHCGVALDEVLRMATLYPARAIGVDKQLGSIAPGMVANLTAFTRDYKITKTIVNGNEVVTE, from the coding sequence ATGTATGCATTAACCCAGGGCCGGGTTTATACCGGTCATGAAATTCTCGATGACCATGCGGTTGTTATCGCCGATGGCCTAATCGAACGTCTCTGTCCGCTGGCGGATTTGCCGTCTGACATGGAGCAGCGCTCGGTCAACGGCGCAATAATTGCCCCCGGTTTTATCGACGTTCAGCTCAATGGCTGCGGCGGCGTGCAGTTTAACGACAGCCCAGAAGCGGTCACCGTTGAAACGCTGGAGATCATGCAGAAGGCGAACGAACGTTCAGGCTGCACCAGCTTCCTGCCGACGCTGATTACCTCCAGTGACGATCTGATGAAGCAAGGTATCCGCGTCATGCGCGAATACCTGCAAAAACACCCGAATCAGGCGCTGGGTCTGCATCTTGAAGGACCGTGGCTGAATATCGTCAAGAAAGGCACCCACAACCCGGACTACGTGCGTAAACCGGACGCCGCGCTGGTCGATTTCCTCTGCGATAACGCCGATGTGATCACCAAGGTGACCCTCGCCCCTGAGCGCGTTGAGCCGGAAGTGATCCGCAAGCTGGTTGCCGCCGGGATCGTCGTCTCCGCCGGCCACTCCAACGCCACGCTGAAAGAGGCGAAAGTCGGCTTCCGCGCCGGCATTACCTTCGCCACTCACCTGTATAACGCGATGCCGTATATTACCGGACGCGAACCGGGTCTGGCCGGGGCGATTTTTGACGAGCCGGATGTCTACTGCGGTATTATTGTCGACGGGATGCATGTCGATTATGCCAACGTACGTAACGCCAAGCGCCTGAAAGGCGACAAACTGTGCCTGGTCACCGACGCCACCGCGCCGGCGGGGGCGAATATTGACCAGTTCATTTTTGCCGGGAAAACAATATACTACCGCAATGGACTGTGCGTAGATGAAAACGGCACGCTCAGCGGCTCCTCCCTGACCATGATTGAAGGGGTGCGTAATCTGGTGGAGCATTGCGGCGTGGCACTGGACGAAGTATTGCGGATGGCGACGCTCTATCCCGCGCGCGCTATCGGTGTGGACAAGCAGCTCGGCAGCATTGCGCCGGGCATGGTCGCTAACCTGACCGCCTTTACACGCGATTATAAAATCACCAAGACCATCGTTAATGGTAACGAGGTCGTCACTGAGTAA
- the glnS gene encoding glutamine--tRNA ligase, with protein MSEAEARPTNFIRQIIDEDLATGKHTTVHTRFPPEPNGYLHIGHAKSICLNFGIAQDYQGQCNLRFDDTNPVKEDIEYVESIKNDVQWLGFHWSGDVCYSSDYFDQLHQYAVELINKGLAYVDELSPDEIREYRGTLKAPGKNSPYRDRSVEENLALFEKMRSGGFEEGKACLRAKIDMASPFIVMRDPVLYRIKFAEHHQTGNKWCIYPMYDFTHCISDALEGITHSLCTLEFQDNRRLYDWVLDNISIPVHPRQYEFSRLNLEYTVMSKRKLNQLVTEKHVEGWDDPRMPTISGLRRRGYTAESIREFCKRIGVTKQDNTIEMASLESCIREDLNENAPRAMAVIDPVKLVIENYPQGESEMVAMPNHPNKPEMGSREVPFSAEIWIDRADFREEANKQYKRLVLGKEVRLRNAYVIKAERVEKDAEGNITTIFCTYDADTLSKDPADGRKVKGVIHWVSAAHALPVEIRLYDRLFSVPNPGAEEDFLAVINPDSLVIKQGYAEPSLAQAEAGKAYQFEREGYFCLDSRYANASSLVFNRTVGLRDTWAKVGE; from the coding sequence ATGAGTGAGGCAGAAGCCCGCCCGACTAACTTTATCCGTCAGATCATTGATGAAGATCTGGCTACCGGTAAACATACCACCGTTCACACACGCTTCCCGCCGGAGCCGAACGGTTATCTGCACATTGGCCATGCGAAATCCATCTGCCTGAACTTCGGCATCGCGCAGGATTATCAGGGTCAATGCAACCTGCGTTTCGATGACACCAACCCGGTGAAAGAAGATATCGAATACGTGGAGTCGATTAAAAACGACGTGCAGTGGTTAGGTTTCCACTGGTCCGGGGACGTTTGCTACTCGTCTGATTACTTTGATCAGCTGCATCAGTATGCGGTTGAGCTGATCAACAAAGGTCTGGCCTATGTTGATGAACTCTCTCCAGATGAAATTCGCGAATACCGCGGCACCCTGAAAGCGCCGGGTAAAAACAGCCCGTATCGCGACCGCAGCGTGGAAGAAAACCTGGCGCTGTTTGAAAAAATGCGCAGCGGCGGCTTCGAAGAGGGTAAAGCCTGCCTGCGCGCGAAGATCGATATGGCATCGCCGTTCATCGTGATGCGCGATCCGGTGCTGTACCGCATTAAGTTCGCTGAGCATCATCAGACCGGCAACAAGTGGTGCATCTACCCGATGTATGACTTCACCCACTGCATCAGCGATGCGCTGGAAGGCATCACCCACTCGCTGTGTACCCTGGAGTTCCAGGACAACCGCCGCCTGTACGACTGGGTGCTCGACAACATCAGCATTCCGGTTCACCCGCGTCAGTATGAATTCTCGCGCCTGAATCTCGAATACACCGTGATGTCCAAGCGTAAGCTGAACCAGCTGGTGACCGAGAAGCACGTGGAAGGCTGGGATGACCCGCGTATGCCGACCATCTCTGGTCTGCGTCGCCGTGGCTACACCGCTGAATCCATCCGCGAGTTCTGCAAGCGCATCGGCGTGACCAAGCAGGACAACACCATCGAGATGGCATCGCTGGAGTCCTGCATTCGTGAAGATCTCAACGAAAACGCCCCGCGCGCGATGGCGGTGATCGATCCGGTGAAACTGGTTATCGAGAACTATCCGCAGGGCGAAAGCGAAATGGTGGCGATGCCGAACCATCCGAACAAGCCGGAAATGGGCAGTCGTGAAGTGCCGTTCAGCGCCGAAATCTGGATCGATCGCGCTGACTTCCGTGAAGAAGCCAACAAACAGTACAAGCGTCTGGTGCTGGGTAAAGAAGTGCGTCTGCGCAATGCCTACGTGATCAAAGCGGAACGCGTGGAGAAAGATGCCGAAGGCAATATCACCACTATTTTCTGCACCTACGATGCCGATACCCTGAGTAAAGATCCGGCCGACGGTCGCAAGGTCAAAGGCGTGATCCACTGGGTGAGTGCGGCGCATGCGCTGCCGGTGGAGATCCGTCTCTACGATCGCCTGTTCAGCGTACCAAACCCGGGGGCGGAGGAAGATTTCCTCGCGGTAATCAACCCGGATTCGCTGGTGATTAAGCAGGGATATGCGGAGCCGAGCCTGGCGCAGGCCGAAGCAGGCAAAGCTTACCAGTTTGAGCGTGAAGGTTACTTCTGCCTCGACAGTCGCTATGCAAACGCCTCCAGTCTGGTGTTCAACCGCACTGTCGGGCTGCGTGATACCTGGGCGAAAGTCGGCGAATAA
- the chiQ gene encoding ChiQ/YbfN family lipoprotein, which produces MKKMLLIAMMASGLVACATSPAPKEDTKLKDAYSACINTAEGNPDKIEACQSVLNVLKEDKRHQQFANQESVRVLDYQQCIQATRTGNDQAVKARCDQIWKEIRSNNTTH; this is translated from the coding sequence ATGAAAAAAATGCTGCTTATTGCCATGATGGCCTCGGGTCTGGTGGCCTGCGCCACGTCGCCGGCACCGAAAGAAGACACCAAACTGAAAGATGCCTATAGCGCCTGTATTAATACGGCGGAGGGGAATCCGGACAAGATTGAAGCCTGTCAGAGCGTACTGAATGTACTGAAAGAGGATAAACGGCACCAGCAATTTGCCAATCAGGAGAGCGTTCGCGTCCTGGATTACCAACAGTGTATTCAGGCCACCCGCACCGGCAACGATCAGGCGGTGAAAGCGCGCTGCGACCAGATCTGGAAGGAGATCCGCAGCAATAATACGACCCATTAA
- the chiP gene encoding chitoporin ChiP — protein MRTFSGKRSTLALAIAAVTAMSGWVVVPQASAAGFIDDSTLTGGIYYWQRERDRKDVTDGDKYKTNLSHSTWNANLDFQSGYAADLFGLDIAAFTAIEMAENGDSGHPNEIAFSSRNKAYDEDYSGDKSGISLYKAAAKFKYGPAWARAGYIQPTGQTLLAPHWSFMPGTYQGAEAGANFDYGTAGALSFSYMWTNEYKAPWHIEMDDFYQNDKKTKVDYLHSVGAKYDFKNDLVLEAAFGQAQGYIDQYFAKASYKFDVAGAPLSTSYQFYGTRDKVSNGGVNDIYDGTAWLQALTFGYKVADVLDLRLEGTWVKADGQQGYFLQRMTPTYASSNGRLDIWWDNRSDFNANGEKAVFFGAMYDMKNWDMPGWAFGASYVYAWDAKPGRMSSPDAYYDPDYRLKESAYSLDALYTVQEGRAKGTLFKLHFTQYDNHSDIPSWSGGYGNIFQDERDVKFMVIAPFTIF, from the coding sequence ATGCGTACGTTTAGTGGCAAACGTAGTACGCTGGCGCTGGCTATTGCCGCCGTCACCGCGATGTCGGGCTGGGTTGTGGTTCCGCAGGCCAGCGCAGCAGGCTTTATCGATGATTCAACCTTAACCGGCGGTATCTATTACTGGCAGCGTGAGCGTGACCGTAAAGATGTCACCGACGGCGACAAATATAAAACCAACCTTTCCCACTCCACCTGGAACGCTAACCTGGACTTCCAGTCCGGCTATGCTGCCGATCTGTTTGGCCTTGATATTGCTGCATTTACCGCGATTGAAATGGCCGAGAACGGCGATAGCGGCCACCCGAACGAAATTGCCTTCTCATCGCGCAACAAAGCCTATGACGAAGACTACTCCGGCGATAAGAGCGGTATCAGCCTGTATAAAGCCGCCGCGAAATTCAAATACGGTCCGGCGTGGGCACGTGCGGGCTATATCCAGCCAACCGGCCAGACTCTGCTGGCCCCGCACTGGAGCTTTATGCCAGGTACCTATCAGGGGGCGGAGGCCGGGGCTAACTTCGACTATGGCACGGCGGGCGCGTTAAGTTTCTCCTATATGTGGACGAACGAGTATAAAGCGCCATGGCATATCGAGATGGACGATTTCTATCAGAACGACAAGAAAACCAAAGTTGATTATCTCCACTCCGTCGGCGCCAAATATGATTTCAAAAACGACCTGGTGCTGGAGGCGGCATTTGGTCAGGCTCAGGGCTATATCGATCAGTACTTTGCTAAAGCCAGCTACAAGTTTGACGTCGCCGGCGCGCCGCTGAGCACCAGCTACCAGTTCTACGGCACCCGCGATAAGGTCAGCAACGGCGGGGTCAATGACATCTATGACGGCACCGCATGGCTGCAGGCGTTAACCTTCGGCTATAAAGTGGCGGATGTGCTGGACCTGCGTCTGGAAGGCACCTGGGTGAAGGCCGATGGCCAGCAGGGCTACTTCCTGCAGCGTATGACGCCGACCTATGCCTCTTCCAACGGTCGTCTCGATATCTGGTGGGATAACCGCTCCGACTTTAACGCCAACGGCGAAAAAGCGGTCTTCTTCGGCGCGATGTATGACATGAAAAACTGGGATATGCCTGGCTGGGCGTTTGGCGCGTCTTATGTCTACGCCTGGGATGCGAAGCCGGGAAGAATGTCCTCTCCGGATGCGTACTATGACCCTGACTATCGCCTGAAAGAATCGGCTTACAGCCTGGATGCGTTGTATACCGTGCAGGAAGGTCGGGCGAAGGGCACCCTGTTCAAACTGCACTTTACCCAGTACGACAACCATTCCGATATTCCGAGCTGGAGCGGCGGCTACGGCAACATCTTCCAGGATGAGCGCGACGTGAAGTTCATGGTTATCGCCCCGTTCACTATTTTCTGA
- a CDS encoding MFS transporter, whose translation MTQQSTRAGTVGAILRVTSGNFLEQFDFFLFGFYATYIARTFFPAESEFAALMLTFAVFGSGFLMRPIGAVVLGAYIDRIGRRKGLMVTLAIMGCGTLLIALVPGYQTIGVLAPILVLVGRLLQGFSAGVELGGVSVYLSEIATPGNKGFYTSWQSASQQVAIVMAALIGYALNATLEHEEIADWGWRIPFFIGCLIIPLIFVLRRSLQETEEFLQRKHRPDTKEILTTIARNWRIITAGTLLVAMTTTTFYFITVYTPTYGRAVLHLSARDSLLVTMLVGISNFIWLPIGGAISDRIGRRPVLMGITLLALLTTWPVMHWLTAAPDFTRMTLVLLWFSFFFGMYNGAMVAALTEVMPVYVRTVGFSLAFSLATAIFGGLTPAISTALVELTGDKSAPGWWLMCAALCGFIATALLFVRLSRGYQPAESQR comes from the coding sequence ATGACGCAACAATCCACGCGCGCCGGCACCGTCGGCGCTATCCTCCGCGTGACCAGCGGTAATTTTCTCGAACAGTTCGACTTTTTCCTGTTTGGCTTTTATGCGACCTATATCGCCCGCACCTTCTTTCCGGCGGAGAGCGAGTTCGCAGCGCTGATGCTGACCTTTGCGGTGTTTGGTTCGGGCTTCCTGATGCGCCCCATCGGCGCGGTGGTCCTCGGCGCCTATATCGACAGAATCGGGCGCCGCAAAGGGCTGATGGTCACCCTGGCGATCATGGGCTGCGGGACGCTACTCATCGCCCTGGTACCTGGCTATCAGACCATCGGCGTGCTGGCGCCGATCCTCGTGTTAGTGGGCCGCTTGCTGCAGGGGTTTTCCGCGGGCGTCGAGCTTGGCGGGGTGTCGGTCTATCTGTCGGAAATCGCCACGCCGGGCAATAAAGGCTTCTATACCAGCTGGCAGTCCGCCAGCCAGCAGGTGGCTATCGTCATGGCGGCGTTGATTGGCTATGCGCTGAACGCCACGCTTGAGCATGAGGAGATCGCCGACTGGGGCTGGCGCATCCCTTTCTTCATTGGCTGCCTGATTATTCCGCTGATTTTCGTGCTGCGCCGCTCGCTGCAGGAGACTGAGGAGTTCCTGCAGCGTAAACATCGCCCGGATACTAAAGAGATCCTGACCACTATCGCCAGGAACTGGCGCATTATTACCGCCGGGACGTTGCTGGTGGCGATGACCACCACCACCTTTTATTTTATCACCGTCTATACGCCGACCTACGGCAGAGCGGTGCTGCACCTCAGCGCTCGCGACAGCCTGCTGGTGACCATGCTGGTGGGCATCTCCAACTTTATCTGGTTACCGATTGGCGGGGCGATCTCTGATCGGATCGGTCGTCGTCCGGTGCTGATGGGCATTACCCTGCTGGCGCTGCTCACCACCTGGCCGGTGATGCACTGGCTCACCGCCGCGCCCGATTTCACCCGTATGACACTGGTCCTGCTGTGGTTCTCGTTCTTCTTTGGCATGTATAACGGCGCGATGGTGGCGGCGCTCACCGAAGTGATGCCGGTGTACGTCCGCACTGTGGGATTCTCTCTGGCCTTTAGTCTCGCTACTGCCATTTTCGGCGGCCTGACGCCGGCTATCTCTACCGCCCTGGTCGAGCTCACCGGCGATAAAAGCGCGCCGGGCTGGTGGCTAATGTGCGCCGCGCTGTGCGGGTTCATTGCCACCGCGCTGCTGTTCGTGCGGCTGAGCCGAGGCTATCAGCCGGCGGAGAGTCAGCGCTAA